A single window of Leopardus geoffroyi isolate Oge1 chromosome D4, O.geoffroyi_Oge1_pat1.0, whole genome shotgun sequence DNA harbors:
- the STOM gene encoding stomatin, with protein MSEKRHTGDAEARRLPDSFRDSPNTGLGPCGWILVAVSFLFTVITFPISVWMCIKIIKEYERAIIFRLGRILQGGAKGPGLFFILPCTDSFIKVDMRTISFDIPPQEILTKDSVTISVDGVVYYRVQNATLAVANITNADSATRLLAQTTLRNVLGTKNLSQILSDREEIAHNMQCTLDDATDDWGIKVERVEIKDVKLPVQLQRAMAAEAEASREARAKVIAAEGEMNASRALKEASMVITESPAALQLRYLQTLTTIAAEKNSTIVFPLPIDMLQGIVGAKK; from the exons aTAGCCCTAATACGGGCCTTGGACCTTGTGGCTGGATTTTGGTGGCTGTCTCGTTCTTGTTCACAGTTATAACCTTCCCAATATCGGTATGGATGTGCATAAAG atcataaaagaatatgaaagagCCATCATCTTTAGATTGGGTCGCATTTTACAAGGAGGAGCCAAAGGACCTG gtttattttttattctgccgTGCACGGACAGCTTCATCAAAGTGGACATGAGAACGATTTCATTTGACATCCCCCCTCAGGAG ATCCTCACTAAGGATTCCGTGACCATTAGTGTGGATGGCGTGGTCTATTACCGCGTTCAGAACGCAACTCTGGCCGTGGCAAATATCACCAACGCCGACTCCGCAACCCGTCTTTTGGCACAAACGACTCTGAGGAACGTTCTGGGCACCAAGAACCTCTCTCAGATCCTGTCTGACAGGGAAGAAATTGCACACAACATGCAG TGTACCCTGGATGACGCCACGGACGACTGGGGAATAAAGGTGGAGCGCGTGGAAATTAAGGACGTGAAGCTGCCTGTGCAGCTCCAGAGGGCGATGGCTGCAGAGGCGGAGGCATCTCGGGAGGCCCGAGCCAAG GTCATTGCAGCCGAGGGAGAAATGAACGCATCCAGGGCTCTGAAAGAAGCCTCCATGGTCATCACTGAGTCTCCCGCGGCCCTTCAGCTGCGGTACCTCCAGACACTGACCACCATTGCTGCTGAGAAAAACTCCACGATCGTCTTCCCCCTGCCCATAGACATGCTGCAAGGCATCGTGGGGGCAAAGAAGTGA